In Gossypium hirsutum isolate 1008001.06 chromosome A10, Gossypium_hirsutum_v2.1, whole genome shotgun sequence, the DNA window TAAGATTTCCGTCAATTGCATCAAGTCACTGCCAATTATACCATTACATGCAGCAGCAAGAAAAATATTTCACATACTAGAAATAAATTGAACTTACACTAAACCTATCCCACAGGTGGTCTcccccaaaagaaaagtcaacggGACAGATAGATGCAGCATTCCTTGATCTACCAGGTTCTACAGGCTGCAGATAATACTCTTGTTCTGGTTGCACCACAGCAGAGGATAAATCAAAGAGTCTGcaagaaatgaaaataagaagATAACACATGCTTCAATCAAACACAAATAccatttatacattttttaaccAGATTACCATCAAAAGTGCATCGCAAGATGCAGAAGAATATAAGAAATGAAAGAATGTGATAGGTGTGACAAACTATATAACAAACTCACATGTTATATGTGGAAACTCATACACACCACACAAGGGAGAGAGAGACAATTTCAAATGGAATTGAAATATTATGGAACTAGAAAGACATTGATGGcagcattcatatttaaataagcctcaaattttttaaaataaatctacCCTTTATTTCTTCATGAGTTTTATTGCAATTCTTCACCTCTCCTCCCAAACCAGGTAATAATCTCGAAGCAAGTAATATATTATAAGCATCCCTCATGCTATTATCAATTAAAGCAAACTGAAACATAAAAGTATGATTATTCTATACCTGAAAACTGAATCAGAAGAGAGAATTCCAACATGAGTGTCACTATAGGGATGCCATGACACTTGAAGAATGCGTATTGCACTGCTATCACTAGAATAAACTTGTGAACCAATTGAAACGGTCCTGCAGAAGAAACTGTCAACTTTTAGGTGGAAGCATCCAAGGAAAACAGAGAAAGACAGACACCACAAGCAGAGTAGAAACCTTTGTGTGAGCAGAGATTCTACAAACAACAATCTAGACATGTTATGTTTATTAATGTCTAGTGGTTAATAAACCATATATTATTGCAATAATTAGTGTTCAAACATATCAACTCAAAAAACATCTAGCTACAATCAACTTGTTCATCAATTAACAGCActacaaaagaaacaaaatctgGCATGCGTAATACATAAAACGTgttatttcacacaattacctGCAAACGATGGCATTTTCTTTTGTAGAAGAACGTCCATAAAGATACATGACACATAGATCATCTGAACCAGCTAGGAGTAAAGCTGATCCATTCCTGTTGATAGAGATTTTATTAACCACAAAATTCAGCTCCTTGTCCGCTCGCAACACCTATATATTATCACAATCACTTCTTTTGCATTTAAACACTTAAAGCCATATATACATTCAACTATAATTAACATAACTGTTCAAACATACAGGCAACATTTGATAAACATACTCATTCTGTGAAGGCAACAGCCCTTTGCCACTACGACAATGGCTTAGTTGACACTCATCCTAAGCTTTTAAAAGCATGCCAAGGTCCTTAAACTTCTATGCTCTGCTCAAACTTGTCAGATTTTCAGGAGCAAAAGGCCAAAAAAATTTCATACAAaggaaacaaaattttgattgcATACAGAAATGCATGATTTTACTTTCATATAAACACTAAAATCTATTGCACATGTTACATTATAGTTATTTCTTCATTTACTGATCAACTATGGTTTTGTTCTTTCACCATTCCTTTTAACAACAACCAAACAGAGATAACCATTCAAAATTCATAAAACCTAATAATCTCTTCAAATTCATTGTCTTCCCACTCAAACATACAAATTCAAAGATTTCAAGCAATACTTCAGTGGTGGAATTAGCAAGCAAGTTGTCTTATCTAAGATTCGGAAATTTACTTTAGAGGGAGAGGCGGCGACGACGGAAGTAGGGTCAGGCTCGCCCAAGCGAATGGAGATTCGATGGAGGCATTGCTGATTGGAATCCCAATAATATAGTCTTGAGGCTCCGTCCCAAGCTAGAAGATTTCTAACACCTCCAGCTGACGCAGAAGCAGTGGCGGCTGTTCCTCCTCCGTCGGCGGTGGTGGTGAAAACTGGGTGGTTTTGAAGCGGGATCCATTGGACATCTTCTTTAGGTGTTAAGGACCTTCGAGAATCGTCCTCGGTGGATTCAGCTATATCGAAGTTGAACCTCATTTTTTTTTAGGCTCCTTTGTGAAGTGTGTGAAGCTCCGAGCTTTTTTTGTGCTATAATGGTGCTGGGAAGGTTGATGAAAGGTGAAATTAAACGACTACGTTTTTAAATACTGAAGAAATCGGGATTTGAACCGACGTCGTTTGGGAACGTTATGAATTTCATTTGGTTGTTTGTTTTAGGTATAATTATAGTTTTACTCCctcctaaaaatttaaaatttaatctatctACTTTAATTTACtacaatttgattattattttttacttttaatcttTCTTACCTTAACAAGTCAAGTCTTTTAAGATCTAAATTAATAGTGTTAAGATGATCATGGAGATGCAAATTCtgattagatattataatattagATTCGACATATGTAGGttcatcattaaaaattattgcacaagtaaaaatacaatttcatcattttaatagtatatatctttataatttttaaaggattaaattaaatttttatcatttttaaggagggtcaaagtacaattttatctttattaatttaaaatttgaaaaattttaaaaggactaaataaaaaattttccatttttaggTTGCACCCCTTCCCATCTCCTCCTCAATATGTACTTTATTCGCCATTAAATCTTTCGATAAAAAGATCACATATTGAACCACATTTTCATATCTTATTGCATCAACAAAAGACAAAAGcgaaaataaatcaattaaagttGGCACTCATCCCTTCCATCTGTCCTCTCGAAACACTTTTGGAAGAGCCTTTCTCTCTCAAGCTGCGACTGTTGACGCAATCGGTCTCGTGCTAGCTGTCGCTTGGCCGCcttcttctcctcttcttttttttttttgccgtTTATTTTCTTTCCTCCGGTAGAATAATGTCCGACCTCCCCCCCTCATTCGTTGTTCTTTCCGTTGACAATCTGAGAGTTTTTGGCCAACCATCCCACTAATGGTAGCGGCTCTTAGCCTAGCTCCCGTTTATTGGTGCGTCATGATAAAAAATGAGCTTACGAGAAATTAACGACAGTTATTGACAAATAAATTTTAAGGATATAATGAAGCTAATAGCTATTTAGGTTTTGCACGGAAACAGGCCAAATGAAATTTAtagaagttttttttatttgctttcttTGATACAAGTGTAGCATAATAATTTCTAGTCTATATTTTTTTTGGTACAATACTTAGAATTACTCATAGCCCCTCCCTTACCCTTACATAAGAGGATGCCTTTTGTATTGATAACAATGCTGATGCAAACTGAACTAAGATTTAAtcaacatttataaaaaaatttcatgtcaCTTCAATAGATGTCTACTTGAATAATCATgactttttattaataattaatcgACATAAATCTTGGTAACAAAAGACATAACTCGTGAAAATTATATCTTTTCAAATAGagcatattttcattaaaaagaaGTTGTTGAAAAGGCCTTTGGCCTATTccttctttaaaataattttgatatgCAATACAAACTATACACTCAAAATCATGAAAGAATGTTGAATCTATCCTCAAGATCTAGCCTCAACCAAGTGATACACAATCACcagctaaataaataaatatatacacacatgtatttcatcattttatataCTGATATTCCCTAGCTTCTCAACCTCATTCATTTCCAGCTAACTCATTTGTTTATGAATAAATCTGCAAGAAGCAAATGCATGAATAAATTGAGTCAGTGTTATGATATGATGTCATCTACCACAATAAACCAagcaaaatttcaatttaattaaggATGGTAAAATAATCTGAATTTATCAAATTTCGACGATTTTATAAAGgtatctttttaattaaaattttcaaattcaagtcAGATTTAGATCAAACTAGCTTcgtttatcattttttaaatattaaaaaatattgaagTCAAATGTTTTCTTTGTTTAAAAATGTGTTTAGTCTCTACACTTTtcttaaatttgaaatatttttcatatttcaaaattcaggtctaaTTCAAAATTCAGGTTTAAAATGTGCTAACAATTAGACCTGAATTTCAGGTTTAAAATGTGCtaacaattagacttgaattttaaaattgaaaaaaatacaaaagctAAGATAAAAATAGGATTTGAgtattaaacttttaaataaaaccaaatttgagaaaaatatccATTCTATTGTTATCCCTATTCATGGCTTTAGTCCTAATATATGAGCAAGCACATTGGATTTGCAAATAAAACAAAGGATTGTACACAATGGGCAATGAGTTGCATTACCTGAAAAACCTTGCTTGGAAGAATCAAGTGATGAGCCAAAAAGGGGAGAAAATTTTTTTTTGCTATAGTGGAAAAATGCTTCCATTGTTAAACAGTAGTAAAGCATTTACTTCACTCTTTCATCTTGGAGAATCTTTTGATACCTTGGAAATCCATTCTTGCAAGCTGAAATCTGTTCACATATGAAACCAATTAAAACTTCATCAAAAATAAATCAgttttatatttacattttatcaATATCTTCATTTGCTTTAATCATTCCTTTCTATTCTAGTTTGAGTACTCGAACAGtgacaaaatcagaaattttgtatgaaaagttaagataaaattataaatttttgaaaagttaaaattaaaaattctattttaataaAACCCAAATCCGAACACCAACTCTTAACCTAACAACATTAGATCTTCACCAAAAAAACTCATTTCGTGGGTTCGAACAATAAGAATATTTGTTTCTATCCAATGTTTGTATGTCAAGAGAGCTAAGATCTTCCTATTGTTTTGAATATAAGGGTTAATATCGAATTTAGGGTATTTTTCAATatagatatttttttaataaatacaaaaaaggGGGTCTTTTTTTGAAAAGGAAAGCATATGGAATTCCTCAAAGTTCCTTCTTTTGCAAATCTTAGCTTTACATTGACATGTGAATAGAATAAATAGGTGGAATCCAATTTTGGGGAAAAAAACGCTATGCATAAATTAGCTAACTTTACAGCACAAGACTTCCCACTTGCAAATTTTGGAGTAATCCATAAACTTCCATagacatacatatatgtatgtatgtgaaCATGGATGAATgtggagatatatatatattatgtgaacATGGATGAATGTGGGCACAAAGTTGAAAATGGAATATCAAGTTGATAAATATTAGAGCATATATGCAGTCCCCCCATGCCAGCACAGATTCCATGTATTTTCCTTCCACTTGGAATTTGCCAATCAAGGTACAaagattttattaagtaaattatatatatggAAATGACAGTTCAGGTGGAACAAAAAATTTTCAAGTACCAAATGAAAAACGAATATAATTCAAGGACCCAAATCatgaattaaaccaaaaaaagTCAACCATCTAGCCGTCTTCTAATAGACATCCAAATTTGACCGTCCtaacaatttttaataaaagatttttatagtTGATATCAAcccaattattatttaataattaaaaatataaaaatattttttttctttcgattttgACAATAAGTGCATCTAGAACCACTAGTAGGTTTGGCATTAAAATCTAAGGTCATTATCAAGTTTTAGGTATAATCCaatgaaaaaaagggaaaaaatcaattatatcaatgaaattaaaaaataattaaacatttttatACTTTCAAGAAACATAATATTTCCAATTTTCTACAATTTTGTTATGTATGAATTGATGGACCCTTTGAAGTTTCCTAGTTCTTTCTCTATAAGCATCTAAAGATGGTATATTTTGATTTCCCTAAGCAAACTTTTGCTATAAGTTATACATTAATTGCATAACTGTACCATGATTTTTTTCAATTACTTATTTGACCTTCTACACAATTCAATTTAGCCAAATTTCAAATGTgcaaaaagtataaggattagaAATAAAATTAGACCAAAATTATAATTGAAGTTTCCTTGTTCCTTCACTATATTCTAACTTTCCCAAGCAAACTTTTGCTCTAAATTATAATCTAATTGCATAATTTTACCATTTgattaattaatgattttttttcatttgcttaattgttttaaaaaagtagtttatggatttaattaaattttaaatgtgggaagaatataaggactaaaagtaAAATTAGacctaaaattatataattaattgcATCGTTGTGccaaataaagaaaagagaaacttACAGCTTCAATATCAATTTTGTAAACAAGGAGTTTCCTTCTTTCTCTGCAACTCGTTCTATACGCCACAATCATATGAGCAATAGCAAAACCAAATGAACAAATGAACAAAGCAGCTTCCATGGCCGACCCTTCTTTACTCGAATTGAACACGAACGAAGCTTTTAACGACACGAAAAACAACGAAGAAACAGAACAAATCATTGTAATCCCCAAATAAGGTCCCCTTGAAAGCTTTGGCCCATCACAAAAGCTATAAACACCTaacaaaaacacacaaaaaaaatttaaaaaaaaaaccatgaacAACCATTTATTGTTTATGAATTTTTACGAAACTTACAGATTATAACAGCGGATCTGATAATGGAAATCAGTGGGATATCAATGAGAGAGTATCTAAAATCATAGTTACTGAAATGAGAACAAAGTGTTTTCaataaagatgaagaagaaggtGGAATTGAAGCTGAAAGCAAAGCGGTAGGTAAAAGGGCATCGGCGATAACGAAGAAAACTGGAGCTGAAAAAACAAGGAATGAAATCACCATTGTTATTAAGAAAAACACTGTTTTGAAGCCTCTTAAAATTCTCCTTGTTTTCTCTTCTTTTGAGAACCCCATTTTTTCTGTTTGTTTTGGGTCTAATGAAAACTAGAGATTTTCTTTTTATGTATAAAGGAGAAGGAAGAATATGAGAATTTAAGGGGTTTtagagaaaaagaagaggaatGGGGGATGAAGGTTGTATGTGTTGACTGGACTTGGAGGAAAGTGACGATGATGAAGAAATTTACACGCGGAAAGCATGCGGTCAAGGGGGGGATTTGAAGAGTGTTTTTAACGGAAATACCTATATAAATGCAAACTAATGATACCTTTATTATAACgttcttaattattattttcttgGGTTAATTACATCCTAGCTCATTGAATTATTAGCAAGTTtattttttggtcatttaactttaaaaggttataaaatggtcattgaactattcgaaagttttcatttaagctaCTAAGATGTTAAGttattctttttttaagtttGGGTAGCAAGTTCCAGTTGATGGTTCGATGATTGGTATGGTGGATTGATATCCATTAATGAGAAGaataacataccttagatccaagttgatttgATGGACAATGTTGGAGATTCgagaaaaaaattgtttggattttggttcatAAATTTGAGACGTTTAAAGttattttgtgaaaaaaaattaaactgtaaAAGAGGAAAAGAGCTTTTTATTGGTGTAGGTAGTGCGAATAGAGAAAGCCATACAACAACGATATTAATAGActagtaacttaaatgaaaacttttgaatagtttagtgactatcttgtaatcttttaaaattaagtgactaaatcataaatttattaataatttaataaccttaAATGTAGTTTACTCTAAATTATATTATGGGTTTCTAATACAAACTAATGATACCTTTTTTTTATAAGGctatcattattaatttttataacattattagggtattttaatattattgctaAAACGATATTGTGAGTTAATTTCGATATTAAACAAATTAGTCTCTCTCAAAATTAAATTAGAACAATAGCATGTATTTTTTTCTTGTGTttatataaaaagagaaaaatatctttaaattaatatttatttctttattaaaataatgaccTTTTCATAATTTAACAACTTAGCAGGAGCCCGATTACATATATAGTATAGATAGTTTTGATTGatacaataacaaatttagcctttaatgTTTACATATTCTACGCAAATATTAcagattaaatttgtttaaaaaaaaccaaattgtaaaatatacaAACTTTGAAGgttaaattcattattattccaataaaaaaacatatactataattttttaataattttataagaaTATACCAATTTTTTTGGTTATTGTgcacattattaattattattattttgcttaggACAAAAGTAGATATGTGATCACATGCAAAATTATTTCCTTAGAATCTCtacattttctattaatttttttacgtaaaaaatcatgattttaattttttggggCTACCATAAGTTATAATCTTAAAATATAAGTTATtgtaattatatacatttttatatttgtaaCTATTTAATCATTCATTATGATCCTTGGAAATTTTGGGTGCAATCATAAATAGTGGAGCCAAAGGGTAAGTAGGGTGAGCCCCtttaaatggaatttttttttatttaaatcttttataatttataaaatttcaaattagtaagagtaaaattatagtttaactcctcaaaaataataatatttaatttaatcatttaaaaattataaagatataatttattaaaattatgaaattgtatttttactatcgtaaaaatatacaatctAATTCTGGCTCCGCCACTGATGGTAAGGTGTATTGTATAGTTCAAATTCTGGAGACGACATTGTTAGAAGAGAAGCCACAAACTCCGAACATAGACCTTAAAACggatataaaaaatacaaaaagaaaatacccaaaattaaattaacttgtttttaattttttaaatacgtgaaaattttgtttatatttatgaGATTATGTCTACgaaaaatatctaattaaattttttttttgaaaaaagataacttgaaagaaaaatatttcttTCTCTACCTGTTCATTTCCTTCTAGAAGTATTGCTACCATTTATCATTATTGACTTTGTTTGTacctttcttttaattaattaattttgaatttcgaattagtattttattttgatatcaGTTCGtctaattcaatataaataaattcttaataaaaaaattaattcgcagATCAATTAATTTAGCATTTCATTTCGGATCGATACTCCAATCAATTCCCCTTTCAAACGATCTTATTCTTAAAACAATGTAGATAACTATTTCATAATTACccaattttcttttatatatatatccttctaataactaaattctaaatttactccatttttcttctctttataaaataaaataatataaataattaccCCATGATAAAAAAAAGTCTcttatttcttttctatttcttaaTATATTTATCGAAGCAAGTCCAGAAAATAATTCTTTGCATTCTATAAGTCTATTAAAAAGTAAATGCTGACCACAAATTTTAAAACTGTTCCATATCTAAAATAAAGATCGAACCCTCGATTACTTGTTAAGATAggatttcatttcttttttaaatcaCAAATTCAAACATATAGTTGATTTGACTTATTTCATTATTTGACATAAAACATGAGAAAGATCATATGAAAAAACACCTTTACCATGTGAAAACATTATGTATAAAAAGAATCAaaccaattttttaataaaattggatGTTTGATTTGACCAAATTCCCAATTTTCTTCTTATTTGGAGTAGCCAAGCAGCCATTTCCTTGCTTCTCTTTTCAAGTGATTCTGGTCAATATCCAAATGTTTAGGTTGATATTCTAGAGAGACATGTATGTTTTTCTTGTCAAATTATGCCATTAGTCCCTATATTATGTATAAGTTATAGATTTAATTTaagtactttaatttggtcattttcaatccttttacttttcaaattttaaaatttcaatcttaacCAAATCATACTATTTTGACATATTACTTTAGAACTTTGGTGCCGCAAATATATTACTGCATGTGTAATACTATATTAATTTGTTATTCTACATattatttatacaaaaaaattagttaatagaTTAATAGTTGTTGTTTGcatcaagattaaaattttataattcaaaaatataGCGACTCGTAATAATCCATTTAGAGAACAaaaactaaatctacaacttttgGTATAGTCCaaagactaaaattgaccaattcgaCAAGTACAGGGATTGAAATTGATCAATAAAAGTACAatgattaaatccacaacttatgcagagtacaaggactaataaaacatttttcagttttttttagaCAAGTAGACAAGTCAAAGCCGCCCTTGGCCGGGCGGCTAATAGTCAAAATTCACTACAAACTTGCCTAGTTTCTGAATCATCACCGGACAAACACATGCATCATGTGGCCTCAACGGGAAACATCTACACTAATCTCTATGCCTCTAGGggtaattaaaaaatgattataGTAAAGGTATAAAGGAATATTTAGTCTTGAAGCTTGACATCTTTATCAATTTTGTTcttaaatttagattttgtttACGGATGACACGACACTAAAAAATTGTGAATATTTatacaaaatctaaaaaaattaaaatttattaaaaatcataaataaattataacaactttatttttttcaaatgatGATGTAGCACAGTCTTAAAGTGTTGCATTATTATACCTTAACAAAATCTGAATTTAGGGACCTATTTGGGAAAAGCTACCAAGTTTTGAGACTAATGTAGACTAGAAAAAAGTCTAGGAATCAATGTGAGAAAAGTAGTGTCCTTTATCCCTTAGAATAAATAAAGGTCAAATTTTCGTACTAGTCACTATAATGTGTGCAAGTTATGTATTTAGCTTTTGTAATTTAATTGGGTCATTTTTAATCCTATACTCTTTTAATTACAAATTCCGGTCCTAactaaataataacatatattaaattcATCAAGTTACattttactattttcaaaatcttatttgatacatatattattacatgtaTATAATGTCACCATCAGCGTGATATTTTCACATAATACTCGCAATAAATTATGCAAGTTAAGTTAATGGATTTAACAATTACTATCTGAGTCATAAttaagatttcaaaattcaagaaaatataaagacttaaaatgatcaaattggagAACAAAGACTAAATTTACAACTTATTATAGTTTGGGACTAATAGCATAATTATCCCAATAGATTAAATTTAGTCTCGAAGACCTTTGGATCTAAACTCTCTCTAAATTCGATTCAAAATGAAGTTTCGACAACCCTTGTTATATGAACTCAATGATTATGATTAGGGGTGAGATCGGTTTAATTTTTTTGAACCGA includes these proteins:
- the LOC121207875 gene encoding uncharacterized protein yields the protein MGFSKEEKTRRILRGFKTVFFLITMVISFLVFSAPVFFVIADALLPTALLSASIPPSSSSLLKTLCSHFSNYDFRYSLIDIPLISIIRSAVIICVYSFCDGPKLSRGPYLGITMICSVSSLFFVSLKASFVFNSSKEGSAMEAALFICSFGFAIAHMIVAYRTSCRERRKLLVYKIDIEAISACKNGFPRYQKILQDERVK